Genomic segment of Candidatus Palauibacter australiensis:
TTCCGGGTGCTGGATGAGGTCGATGCCCGCTTCGACGGCGAGTCGCAGGCTTTCCGGGTTGGTGGCGTGCGTCTCGGCGGAGAGTCCGCGCCTGTGGGTCTCTTCCACGATCACCCGCTGTGCCTCGGGAGAGAAGCCGATCATGGTCGGATAGGACCAGTGGCTGCTGCCCCCGTACTTCACGAAGTCCACCCCCTTGTCGAGGTAGTCGTTGATGGCGACGCGGAGTTCCTCGGGGTACATGTCCATGAGGTCTTCGCCGGCGCCCTGCGCGAGGTGGTCGGAGAACTGCTCCTCCCACAGGGACAGATCGGAATCGGCGATCAGGGAGAAGGTGACGGAGAAGGCTCCCCCCCAGCCGACGATGTTGCCGGCGACCTGCATCCGCGGGCCGACCTCGCGTCCCTCCGCGATCGCGTCGCGCACCTCGATGAGTTGCGGGAGCTGGCCGTAGCTGTCCCGGACGTGCGTCACGCCGTGCTTGAGGTGCATCTGGGCGGCCTCGAGGGCGATCTGCGCCCCGCGCTCCCAGTAGAAGACGGCGTTTTCCTTCCGGTGCTTCCCGAAACCGGCGCCGTAGAGGCTCGTGTGGACGTTCGTATCCACGAAGCCGGGCGTGAGGAACTTCCCCGCCCCGTCGATGACCCGCGCCCCATCGGGCACCGCGGTCGAAGCACTCGGCCCCACCGAGACGATGCGAGCGCCTTCCACCACGACGGTCGCGTCCGACAACGGTTCGCCGCCGTTCCCGTCGATGACGGCAGCCCCGACGATGGCTATCGCTTCCTGGGCCACGACCTCCGCGGATGTCAACCATCCAAAGACGAAACCGATGGCGAGTAGGGGGGTAGATCGGCGAATCGACATGGGAGGATCTCCTTCCGGGAGTAGTCTCCCGGAGCGTAGGGACGGGGCTCGGAGGTCGTCAATCGCCGTGGTGGCGCCGGGCCGCGTCCGCGCGGCGAACGGGAACCGGCGGGGAGGTGCGGGGAGACGACTCTCGGGTGCAGGTTGGGGGCGGACGCGGAACTGCTTCTACGAGGTGCCGATGAAATACGCCCTGTCGCTGCTGCTGGTCTCATCGTTCGCGTTGGGTGCGACTCTCGACGG
This window contains:
- a CDS encoding amidohydrolase family protein, with product MAQEAIAIVGAAVIDGNGGEPLSDATVVVEGARIVSVGPSASTAVPDGARVIDGAGKFLTPGFVDTNVHTSLYGAGFGKHRKENAVFYWERGAQIALEAAQMHLKHGVTHVRDSYGQLPQLIEVRDAIAEGREVGPRMQVAGNIVGWGGAFSVTFSLIADSDLSLWEEQFSDHLAQGAGEDLMDMYPEELRVAINDYLDKGVDFVKYGGSSHWSYPTMIGFSPEAQRVIVEETHRRGLSAETHATNPESLRLAVEAGIDLIQHPEVLAGRPYSEALLTQIRERGVICSMLVNTITGAAWEQHLADVAAAEQRLANEGQSADWGRLRRPVEREKTSFELRRERNALGHGNAMRRQNAKSLIDAGCIVTLGTDNFPAADIQFLREPKPIWQEPGIGTLMAIEGLVELGMTPSEAIVAGTRNGALAARSLDDFGTIEVGKFADLVLLDANPLDDIRNIRRQAMVMKEGKVIDVNALPTNPVMFVP